A genomic segment from Myxococcus stipitatus encodes:
- a CDS encoding serine hydrolase domain-containing protein, protein MRHPVIVVCLLLACAHAPTSPPPAPTSEWNAPAPTPEATHAINQAWKLVDGGELGKAHALLKSTWEAGHVYPEVAWSAALAAARVGDPTASFTWVERAVRSGFADPAGLRFAKALEPVRQLPGYEALVEQATRNARAAREAAGVGSGLERISARDAGLSEPALAALVKAAEEAGSAGLVLLRHGRLVGEWYFGGESHRIETMSATKGVVALAIGLLIDEGRIPSADTPVSRFFPEWREGLAAKVTVRHLLNHTSGLDAQRSAQDIYDARDFVRHALESRVTEEPGSRFFYNNNAVNLLSGIVERASGEKLDAYLERRLFAPLGIRDFRWDKDPAGNAVGMAGLQLHPVDFAKVGQLMLQKGVWAGQRILSEAWVRECTMAAQPHAPSGGLLWWLVYEQRPTMTLVQPMLDEARANGVPEQTLAKLADLVGRPMVQDVLARALVERLGSEKALTDFESKVLRASYRMTMEGPPEGFAAMGTGGQTVLVFPEYDLVVARMADLDERVAPRAMAFPSLVTRVLDLVRPTPEAATR, encoded by the coding sequence ATGCGACATCCCGTCATCGTCGTCTGTCTGCTGCTGGCCTGCGCCCACGCGCCGACGAGTCCCCCGCCGGCGCCGACCTCGGAGTGGAACGCTCCCGCGCCGACTCCCGAAGCGACCCATGCCATCAACCAGGCGTGGAAGCTCGTGGACGGGGGAGAGCTCGGGAAGGCGCATGCGCTCCTGAAGTCCACCTGGGAGGCGGGGCACGTCTACCCCGAGGTCGCGTGGTCGGCCGCCTTGGCGGCGGCGCGCGTGGGAGACCCGACGGCGTCCTTCACCTGGGTGGAGCGGGCTGTGCGAAGTGGCTTCGCGGACCCGGCCGGGCTTCGTTTCGCCAAGGCCCTGGAGCCCGTCCGCCAGTTGCCAGGGTATGAGGCGCTGGTGGAGCAGGCGACGCGCAACGCGCGCGCGGCGCGCGAGGCGGCTGGGGTGGGCTCGGGGCTGGAGCGGATATCGGCGCGCGACGCGGGGCTCTCGGAGCCGGCGCTGGCGGCGCTGGTGAAGGCGGCGGAGGAGGCGGGGTCGGCGGGGTTGGTGCTGCTACGCCATGGCAGGCTGGTGGGCGAGTGGTACTTCGGTGGAGAGAGCCACCGGATCGAGACCATGTCGGCCACGAAGGGCGTGGTGGCGCTGGCCATCGGACTGCTCATCGACGAGGGACGGATTCCGTCCGCGGACACGCCCGTGTCGCGCTTCTTCCCGGAGTGGAGGGAGGGACTCGCGGCGAAGGTGACGGTGCGGCACCTGCTCAACCACACGTCGGGGCTGGACGCGCAGCGCTCCGCCCAGGACATCTACGACGCGAGGGACTTCGTCCGCCACGCGTTGGAGTCCCGCGTCACGGAGGAGCCGGGCAGTCGGTTCTTCTACAACAACAACGCCGTCAACCTGTTGTCGGGCATCGTCGAGCGCGCGTCCGGAGAGAAGCTGGATGCGTACCTGGAGCGGCGGCTCTTCGCTCCGCTGGGCATCCGTGACTTCCGCTGGGACAAGGACCCCGCGGGTAACGCGGTGGGCATGGCGGGGCTGCAACTTCATCCGGTGGACTTCGCGAAGGTGGGGCAGTTGATGCTCCAGAAGGGCGTCTGGGCTGGCCAGCGCATCCTGAGCGAGGCCTGGGTGCGTGAGTGCACCATGGCGGCGCAGCCCCATGCCCCTTCGGGCGGGCTGTTGTGGTGGCTCGTGTACGAGCAGCGTCCCACCATGACCCTGGTCCAGCCGATGCTGGACGAGGCGCGGGCGAACGGCGTCCCGGAGCAGACGCTGGCGAAGCTCGCGGACCTGGTGGGCCGTCCCATGGTGCAGGACGTGTTGGCCAGGGCCCTCGTCGAGCGGCTCGGGAGCGAAAAGGCCCTCACCGACTTCGAGTCCAAGGTGCTGCGCGCCAGCTACAGGATGACGATGGAGGGGCCTCCCGAGGGCTTCGCCGCCATGGGCACCGGAGGTCAGACGGTCCTCGTGTTCCCCGAGTATGACCTGGTGGTGGCGCGCATGGCGGACCTGGACGAGCGGGTGGCTCCCCGGGCCATGGCCTTCCCGTCGCTCGTCACCCGCGTTCTCGACCTGGTGCGACCCACCCCCGAGGCCGCCACCCGCTGA
- a CDS encoding serine hydrolase domain-containing protein, whose product MRQLLFAVCCSLLACAHSRTSSPADGAVTPPGPVVSLTPEEEGVVMRAWEAVEGGESAKALALVTALWDAGHAHPDIAWAAAVSAGLGGDAAASSHWLERAVQHGFKNLYSLRSSRAMEPVRALPGYDALLEGARRNARAAREAAGVGSGLERISPAEAGISEPELAALVKAAEEASSSGLVLLRRGKLVGEWYFGGESERIEAMSATKGVVALAIGLLIDDGKIPSVDTPVSHFFPEWKEGLKAQVTLRHLLSHTSGLAARRTAGEIYEAKDYVRLALDSAVVDEPGRRFFYNNKATNLVAGIAERAAGEKLEAYLRRRLFTPLGIQDIVWSTDPSGNPVGMAGFKVHPLDFAKLGQLLLQRGVWRGERILSEAWIRELGAAPAQSHDTTSGLLWWLVYEEGTRMALDPDLLVRARGNGASEASLGRVQELMGRDFEGRELYERLFTALGAEASFELFDKAAPAGVKRWGVGRVVGFAAMGQGGQQLLVFPEHDIVVARMAITGGEVDEAIEFRTLGQRVLDLVRPAPR is encoded by the coding sequence ATGCGACAGCTCCTCTTCGCGGTCTGCTGCTCCCTGCTGGCCTGTGCCCACTCACGGACGTCGTCCCCGGCGGATGGCGCCGTGACGCCCCCCGGCCCGGTGGTTTCGCTCACGCCCGAGGAGGAGGGCGTGGTCATGCGGGCCTGGGAAGCGGTCGAAGGAGGGGAGAGCGCGAAGGCCCTCGCGCTCGTGACAGCGCTCTGGGACGCGGGACATGCCCACCCGGACATCGCATGGGCGGCGGCCGTGTCGGCGGGGCTCGGGGGAGATGCCGCCGCGTCGTCCCACTGGCTGGAGCGTGCCGTCCAGCACGGCTTCAAGAACCTCTACAGCCTTCGCTCCTCCCGGGCGATGGAGCCCGTCCGCGCGCTGCCTGGCTACGACGCCCTGTTGGAGGGCGCGCGACGCAATGCGCGGGCCGCGCGTGAGGCGGCGGGCGTGGGCTCGGGACTCGAGCGAATCTCTCCGGCCGAGGCGGGCATCTCGGAGCCCGAGCTGGCCGCGCTGGTGAAGGCGGCGGAGGAGGCGAGCTCCTCGGGGCTGGTGCTGCTGCGCCGGGGCAAGCTGGTGGGGGAGTGGTACTTCGGCGGGGAGAGCGAGCGCATCGAGGCCATGTCGGCGACGAAGGGCGTGGTGGCGCTGGCCATCGGGCTGCTCATCGACGATGGGAAGATTCCGTCCGTGGACACGCCCGTGTCCCACTTCTTCCCGGAGTGGAAGGAGGGCCTGAAGGCCCAGGTGACGTTGCGGCACCTGCTCAGCCACACCTCGGGGCTCGCGGCCCGGCGCACCGCTGGGGAAATCTACGAGGCGAAGGACTATGTGCGGCTGGCGCTGGACTCGGCCGTCGTGGATGAGCCCGGCCGCCGGTTCTTCTACAACAACAAGGCGACCAACCTCGTGGCTGGCATCGCCGAGCGCGCGGCGGGGGAGAAGCTGGAAGCCTACCTGAGGCGGCGGCTCTTCACGCCGCTCGGCATCCAGGACATCGTCTGGTCCACGGACCCGTCGGGGAACCCGGTGGGAATGGCTGGCTTCAAGGTCCATCCGTTGGACTTCGCGAAGCTTGGACAGCTGCTGCTCCAGCGGGGCGTGTGGCGCGGCGAGCGCATCCTGAGCGAGGCCTGGATTCGCGAGCTGGGGGCGGCGCCCGCCCAGTCCCACGACACCACCTCCGGCCTGCTCTGGTGGCTCGTCTACGAGGAAGGGACGCGGATGGCGCTCGACCCGGACCTGCTGGTTCGGGCCCGTGGCAACGGCGCGTCGGAGGCGTCGTTGGGGCGGGTCCAGGAATTGATGGGGCGGGACTTCGAGGGGCGGGAGCTCTACGAGCGCCTGTTCACGGCGCTGGGGGCGGAAGCCTCCTTCGAGCTGTTCGACAAGGCCGCGCCCGCGGGAGTCAAGCGATGGGGGGTGGGACGTGTGGTGGGGTTCGCGGCGATGGGACAGGGAGGACAACAGCTGCTCGTGTTCCCCGAGCATGACATCGTCGTCGCGCGGATGGCCATCACGGGGGGCGAGGTCGACGAGGCCATCGAGTTCCGGACCCTGGGGCAGCGGGTGCTCGACCTGGTGCGGCCCGCTCCACGTTGA
- a CDS encoding pyridoxal-dependent decarboxylase, translated as MGQDSRDDDGVVPHLSPEEFRRLGHRMVDWIADYQARLESFPVRSQVAPGAVAAKLPAHPPEEGLGGERGWEAVFQELEDVVLPGVTHWQSPSFFAYFPANASGPAVLGELLSAGLGVQGMLWSTSPAATELETRVLDWLAELTGLPEDFRSTSARGGGVIQGTASEATLVAMVAARERVRRQGAPVDSEWVVYTSTQAHSSVLKAAMLCGVAHGAEDSAHVRLIETDARYALRADVLERAIREDLAAGRKPFFVCASVGTTSSGAVDPVRAVGEVLERTGVKAAGGWLHIDAAWAGAALVCPEHRGLLEGVEAADSLSFNPHKWLLTNFDCNAFYTRDRRALLDALSVAPEYLRNAASASGAVIDYRDWQVPLGRRFRALKLWFVLRHYGAKGLRAHIREHVRLGQCFESWVREDARFEVCAPRSLPLVCFRLKPLPGARPEDTDARNRALLERVNATGKVFLSHTVLPAVDGQPARYVLRMAIGATTTREPHVRAAWELLARTAD; from the coding sequence ATGGGTCAGGACTCGCGTGACGATGATGGCGTGGTGCCCCATCTGAGCCCGGAGGAGTTCCGGCGGTTGGGGCATCGCATGGTGGATTGGATCGCCGACTATCAGGCGCGGCTGGAGTCGTTCCCGGTGCGCTCGCAGGTGGCGCCGGGCGCCGTCGCGGCGAAGCTGCCCGCGCATCCTCCCGAGGAGGGCCTGGGTGGCGAGCGTGGCTGGGAGGCCGTCTTCCAGGAGCTGGAGGATGTCGTGCTGCCCGGCGTGACGCATTGGCAGTCGCCGTCGTTCTTCGCCTACTTCCCGGCCAATGCCTCCGGGCCCGCGGTGCTGGGAGAGCTGCTGTCGGCGGGCCTGGGCGTGCAGGGCATGCTCTGGTCCACCAGCCCCGCGGCCACGGAGCTGGAGACCCGGGTGTTGGACTGGCTCGCGGAGCTGACGGGCCTGCCGGAGGACTTCCGCTCCACCTCCGCGCGAGGCGGCGGCGTCATCCAGGGCACCGCGAGCGAGGCGACGCTCGTGGCGATGGTGGCCGCGCGCGAGCGCGTGCGGCGCCAGGGCGCGCCCGTGGACTCCGAGTGGGTCGTCTACACGTCGACGCAGGCCCACTCGTCCGTGCTCAAGGCGGCCATGCTGTGTGGCGTGGCGCATGGCGCGGAGGACTCGGCGCACGTGCGGCTCATCGAGACGGATGCCCGCTACGCGCTGCGCGCCGACGTGCTGGAGCGCGCCATCCGCGAGGACCTGGCCGCGGGCCGCAAGCCCTTCTTCGTCTGCGCCTCGGTGGGGACGACGTCCTCGGGCGCGGTGGACCCGGTGCGCGCGGTGGGCGAGGTGCTGGAGCGCACGGGGGTGAAGGCCGCGGGCGGCTGGCTGCACATCGACGCGGCCTGGGCGGGCGCGGCGCTGGTGTGCCCGGAGCACCGGGGGCTCCTGGAGGGCGTGGAGGCGGCGGACTCGCTGTCCTTCAACCCTCACAAGTGGCTGCTCACCAACTTCGACTGCAATGCCTTCTATACGCGCGACCGTCGCGCGTTGCTCGACGCGCTCAGCGTGGCGCCGGAGTACCTGCGCAACGCGGCGTCCGCGAGCGGCGCCGTCATCGACTACCGGGACTGGCAGGTGCCCCTGGGGCGGCGCTTCCGCGCGCTGAAGCTGTGGTTCGTGTTGCGCCACTACGGCGCGAAGGGCTTGCGCGCCCACATCCGGGAGCACGTGCGCCTGGGGCAGTGCTTCGAGTCCTGGGTCCGCGAGGACGCCCGCTTCGAGGTGTGCGCGCCGCGCTCGCTCCCGCTGGTGTGCTTCCGACTGAAGCCGCTCCCCGGAGCGCGTCCGGAGGACACCGACGCGCGCAACCGCGCGCTGCTGGAGCGCGTCAACGCGACGGGGAAGGTGTTCCTGTCGCATACGGTGTTGCCCGCCGTGGATGGCCAACCCGCCCGGTACGTGCTGCGCATGGCGATTGGGGCCACGACGACGCGGGAGCCTCACGTGCGGGCGGCCTGGGAGCTCCTGGCGCGGACGGCGGACTGA
- a CDS encoding TetR/AcrR family transcriptional regulator C-terminal domain-containing protein has protein sequence MLGFVESTARASAAATAARRESSQSDEEWWSANAPLLSRILDPARHPLAARVGSAAGAAHGATLDPDHAFRFGLERVLDGLDALVSSKGRKRPGPPRQAP, from the coding sequence GTGCTCGGCTTCGTCGAGTCCACGGCGCGGGCCTCCGCCGCGGCCACGGCCGCCCGACGGGAGTCCTCCCAGAGCGACGAGGAGTGGTGGAGCGCGAACGCACCGCTCCTGTCTCGCATCCTCGACCCGGCACGCCATCCCCTCGCCGCGCGGGTCGGCTCCGCCGCGGGCGCCGCGCATGGCGCCACGCTCGACCCGGACCACGCCTTCCGCTTCGGCCTCGAGCGCGTCCTCGACGGCCTCGACGCCCTCGTCTCGAGCAAGGGCCGCAAGCGCCCAGGGCCTCCGCGACAGGCTCCGTGA
- a CDS encoding aldo/keto reductase translates to MRYRQLGRTGLFVSEISLGTMTFGGAGRFAPIGNVQQAQAEGLLARALEAGVNLIDTANAYGEGLSEEMLGRALRSLQVKREEVLVATKGFMSMGKGPNAGGASRAHILDAVKASLKRLQLDHIDLYQLHAFDPVTPIEESLRALDDLVRQGLVRYVGVSNWSAWQMMKALGLSERLGLARFDSLQAYYSVAGRDLERELAPFLLSEGVGLLVWSPLAGGLLSGKVGRDKQAESGTRRAQLDFPPVDRERAFQVIDVMRPIAEAHGASVARVALAWVLHQQHVSSVIVGAKSLQQLDDNLAAAELVLSARELAAIDEASRLPPEYPGWMLATMGGDRRALLGGGR, encoded by the coding sequence ATGCGTTACAGGCAATTGGGGCGTACGGGGCTGTTCGTCTCCGAGATTTCGCTGGGGACCATGACGTTTGGAGGCGCGGGGCGGTTCGCTCCGATTGGCAACGTCCAGCAGGCGCAGGCCGAGGGGTTGCTCGCTCGCGCGCTCGAAGCAGGGGTGAACCTCATCGATACCGCGAATGCCTACGGCGAGGGGCTTTCCGAGGAGATGCTCGGGCGGGCGCTGCGCTCCCTCCAGGTCAAGCGCGAGGAGGTCCTGGTCGCCACGAAGGGCTTCATGTCCATGGGGAAGGGGCCGAACGCGGGAGGCGCCTCCCGAGCCCACATCCTCGACGCGGTGAAGGCGAGCTTGAAGCGGCTTCAGCTCGACCACATCGACCTCTACCAACTCCACGCCTTCGACCCGGTGACGCCCATCGAGGAGTCGTTGCGCGCGCTCGATGACCTCGTCCGCCAGGGGCTGGTGCGCTACGTGGGCGTGTCGAACTGGTCGGCGTGGCAGATGATGAAGGCGCTGGGCCTCTCCGAACGGCTGGGGCTCGCGCGCTTCGACTCGCTCCAGGCGTACTACTCGGTCGCGGGGCGAGACCTGGAGCGCGAGCTGGCGCCGTTCCTGCTGAGCGAGGGGGTGGGGTTGCTCGTCTGGAGTCCGCTGGCCGGGGGACTGCTGAGTGGCAAGGTGGGGCGTGACAAGCAGGCCGAGTCGGGGACCCGCCGCGCGCAGCTCGACTTCCCGCCCGTGGACCGCGAGCGCGCCTTCCAGGTCATCGACGTGATGCGCCCCATCGCCGAGGCCCACGGGGCGTCCGTCGCCCGCGTGGCCCTGGCGTGGGTGCTCCACCAGCAACACGTCTCGAGCGTCATCGTCGGCGCGAAGTCGCTCCAGCAACTGGACGACAACCTGGCCGCCGCCGAGCTCGTGCTGAGCGCGCGGGAGCTGGCGGCCATCGACGAAGCGAGCCGGCTGCCGCCGGAGTATCCAGGGTGGATGCTCGCGACGATGGGAGGCGACCGCCGCGCGTTGCTGGGCGGTGGTCGCTAG
- a CDS encoding AraC family transcriptional regulator, with product MGELASRHERALGRDGHISPLPGLHLIRASAPGKPVPATFEPMLYVVVQGRKQVTLARERYVYDPANYLLTSVPFPATSKLLDASKEHPYLCIGISLDPALVSSVFMELSAEGDTARLEPRSTPRAVAVGPVDLGLLDAVLRLVRLVDSPRDARLLAPLIHRELTYRLLVGEQGARLAALALRGGHTHRVARAITWLREHFDEPIRVESMARSVGMSASGFHHHFRAVTGASPLQFQKQLRLQRARHLMLNESLDASTAAFRVGYNDASQFSREYRRLFGAPPLRDVTRLRGLP from the coding sequence ATGGGCGAACTCGCGTCCAGGCATGAACGGGCGCTCGGTCGCGACGGGCACATCTCTCCGCTCCCCGGGCTCCATCTCATCCGCGCCTCCGCGCCCGGCAAGCCGGTCCCCGCGACCTTCGAGCCGATGCTCTATGTCGTGGTCCAGGGACGCAAACAGGTCACGCTCGCACGCGAACGCTATGTCTACGACCCCGCGAACTACCTGCTGACGTCCGTGCCCTTCCCGGCGACCTCGAAGCTGCTCGATGCATCCAAGGAGCATCCGTATCTCTGCATTGGCATCTCGCTCGACCCCGCGCTGGTGAGCTCGGTGTTCATGGAGCTGTCGGCGGAGGGCGACACGGCCCGGCTGGAGCCACGGTCCACCCCGCGCGCGGTCGCGGTCGGCCCCGTCGACCTGGGCCTGCTGGATGCGGTGCTCCGGCTGGTGCGGCTGGTGGACTCGCCACGGGATGCGCGCCTCCTCGCGCCCCTCATCCACCGGGAGCTCACCTACCGACTCCTGGTGGGCGAACAGGGAGCGCGCCTCGCGGCGCTCGCCCTGCGGGGCGGACACACCCACCGCGTCGCCCGGGCCATCACCTGGCTGCGAGAACACTTCGACGAGCCCATCCGGGTCGAGTCGATGGCCCGCTCCGTGGGCATGAGCGCCTCCGGCTTCCATCACCACTTCCGCGCGGTGACGGGCGCCAGCCCCCTCCAGTTCCAGAAGCAGCTGCGCCTCCAGCGGGCGCGTCACCTCATGCTCAACGAGTCACTCGACGCGTCGACCGCGGCGTTCCGTGTCGGCTACAACGACGCCTCGCAGTTCAGCCGGGAGTATCGCCGCCTGTTCGGCGCGCCACCGCTGCGCGACGTCACCCGCCTGCGCGGCCTGCCGTGA
- a CDS encoding endonuclease/exonuclease/phosphatase family protein, whose product MCPSSLAVSLLVVVVGGAAPEPRDPLRVMTYNVLYSASEEDVGRSLDVIEQEAPDILCLRELTPRFANAFRKRLGAKYPHSRLLPRKGSWGMGIASKHPVTRAEPFAQKPHRMPGLEAEVRVGRRRLKVACVHLMAPGARHTKDEDLFESMAKNAVLREKQGAALVRRYAKEEGPLLLLGDMNEERSGAAMKAFAAADFVHACDGKGADCGSTWPGATSMLPSVVEIDHILGRKLSLSGAKVLRTGGSDHYPVRAVLDFPR is encoded by the coding sequence ATGTGTCCCTCCAGCCTCGCGGTGTCCCTGCTGGTCGTGGTGGTCGGTGGCGCGGCGCCCGAGCCGCGCGATCCCCTGCGGGTCATGACCTACAACGTCCTCTACTCCGCGTCGGAGGAGGACGTGGGCAGGTCCCTGGACGTCATCGAGCAGGAGGCGCCGGACATCCTCTGCCTGCGGGAGCTGACGCCGCGCTTCGCCAACGCGTTCCGGAAGCGGCTCGGGGCGAAGTATCCCCACTCGAGGTTGCTGCCCCGCAAGGGCAGCTGGGGCATGGGCATCGCCAGCAAGCATCCGGTGACGCGCGCGGAGCCCTTCGCGCAGAAGCCACACCGGATGCCTGGCTTGGAGGCGGAGGTGCGCGTTGGCCGGCGGAGGTTGAAGGTCGCCTGCGTGCACCTCATGGCCCCGGGGGCGCGGCACACGAAGGACGAGGACCTGTTCGAGTCCATGGCGAAGAACGCGGTGCTCCGCGAGAAACAGGGCGCGGCCCTGGTGCGGCGGTACGCGAAGGAGGAGGGGCCGCTGCTGCTGCTGGGCGACATGAACGAGGAGCGCTCCGGCGCGGCGATGAAGGCCTTCGCCGCGGCGGACTTCGTCCATGCCTGCGACGGGAAGGGCGCGGACTGTGGCTCGACCTGGCCCGGCGCGACGTCCATGTTGCCGTCGGTGGTGGAGATCGACCACATCCTGGGCCGGAAGCTCTCCCTGTCCGGCGCGAAGGTGCTTCGGACGGGAGGCTCGGACCACTACCCGGTGCGCGCGGTGCTGGACTTCCCGCGGTGA
- a CDS encoding serine hydrolase domain-containing protein: MQGTDVTRQGHGNTVGRTSASGGKRPRRVVVTGLLGALALSVLTAADTPEPATWLANPEAQARMKRVEEGLAPVPIPDEKPLRLSLERWMALYAIPGLSIAVFDQGELVWAKGYGVKEAGGTDPVTPETMFQAASIGKTLTAVAVAHHAEQGRWSLDQDVNKLLRTWKVPDNGFTKKRKVTLRRLLSHSAGVANHAPQGYLPTQTRPTLTQVLEGSAPSLTPPVRVVAEPGSTIQYSNAGLAIVQQLMVDQLGLPFPRLMHDTVLSPLGMAHSTFEQPLPSHLATQAATATRADGASLEGRWLTYPEMAAAGLWTTPSDLARFALGVSRAWAGEPGQVLSQKMAKQVLSPQEASKAVKPSPGPWQREVFGLGFRLPLQQAWFGHGGWSDGYRAQLTAFASSGSGFVLMANSDNAAFLFPLIADSIVATYGWKGYTPKPVSSYVVVDLLVRLRGVDEALAWFRARHATGAPDVASPEVLDALGHAMRSMDKVADAVKVFETNAALFPGGPEVHTSLGDAYVDAKREQDAVTCYRRALELAPGDPEVRARLEKLVPSPPAATPRGAHR; this comes from the coding sequence ATGCAGGGGACGGACGTCACGAGGCAGGGGCACGGAAACACGGTGGGACGAACGAGCGCGTCCGGAGGGAAGCGGCCGCGTCGGGTGGTGGTGACGGGCCTCCTGGGAGCACTCGCCCTCTCGGTCCTCACGGCCGCCGACACACCCGAGCCCGCCACGTGGCTGGCCAACCCCGAGGCGCAAGCGCGCATGAAGCGCGTGGAGGAGGGGCTGGCGCCCGTGCCCATCCCCGATGAGAAGCCGCTCCGCCTGTCGTTGGAGCGGTGGATGGCGCTGTATGCGATTCCCGGCCTGAGCATCGCGGTGTTCGACCAGGGCGAGCTCGTCTGGGCCAAGGGCTACGGGGTGAAGGAGGCGGGCGGCACCGACCCCGTCACGCCGGAGACGATGTTCCAGGCCGCCTCCATCGGCAAGACGCTCACCGCCGTGGCGGTCGCGCACCACGCCGAGCAGGGGCGCTGGTCCCTCGACCAGGACGTCAACAAGCTGCTGCGGACGTGGAAGGTGCCGGACAACGGCTTCACGAAGAAGCGGAAGGTCACGCTGCGACGACTCCTCAGCCACAGCGCCGGCGTGGCCAACCACGCCCCCCAGGGCTACCTCCCGACCCAAACGCGCCCCACCCTCACGCAGGTGCTCGAGGGAAGCGCCCCCTCGCTCACGCCTCCCGTGCGCGTGGTCGCCGAGCCGGGAAGCACCATCCAGTACAGCAACGCCGGGTTGGCCATCGTCCAACAGCTCATGGTCGACCAGCTCGGTCTGCCCTTCCCCCGCCTCATGCACGACACGGTCCTGTCGCCCCTCGGCATGGCGCACAGCACCTTCGAGCAGCCCCTCCCCTCGCACCTCGCCACCCAGGCCGCCACGGCGACCCGCGCGGATGGCGCGAGCCTCGAGGGCCGCTGGTTGACCTACCCGGAGATGGCGGCCGCCGGTCTCTGGACCACGCCTTCGGACCTCGCTCGCTTCGCGCTCGGCGTGAGCCGGGCCTGGGCGGGCGAACCCGGACAGGTCCTCTCCCAGAAGATGGCGAAGCAGGTGCTCTCTCCCCAGGAAGCCTCGAAGGCGGTGAAGCCGAGCCCGGGCCCGTGGCAACGCGAGGTCTTCGGGCTCGGGTTCCGGCTCCCCCTCCAACAGGCGTGGTTCGGACATGGCGGCTGGAGCGACGGCTATCGCGCCCAGCTCACGGCCTTCGCCAGCTCCGGCAGCGGCTTCGTGCTGATGGCCAACTCGGACAACGCCGCGTTCCTCTTCCCGCTCATCGCGGACAGCATCGTGGCCACGTATGGATGGAAGGGCTACACCCCCAAGCCCGTGTCCAGCTACGTGGTGGTGGACCTGCTCGTGCGGCTCCGGGGCGTGGACGAGGCGCTCGCCTGGTTCCGGGCACGACATGCGACCGGCGCCCCCGACGTGGCGAGCCCCGAGGTGCTCGATGCCCTGGGCCACGCGATGCGCTCCATGGACAAGGTGGCCGACGCGGTGAAGGTGTTCGAGACCAACGCCGCGCTCTTCCCTGGCGGACCAGAGGTCCACACCAGCCTCGGCGACGCCTATGTCGACGCGAAACGCGAGCAGGACGCCGTCACCTGCTACAGGCGGGCCCTGGAGCTCGCGCCGGGGGACCCCGAGGTCCGCGCGCGGCTGGAGAAGCTCGTCCCCAGCCCTCCCGCCGCCACGCCACGCGGCGCCCATCGATAA